The following are from one region of the Gryllotalpicola protaetiae genome:
- a CDS encoding exodeoxyribonuclease VII small subunit: protein MSYEQARDELVKVVSELEQGNASLEQSLQLWERGEALARRCEEWLIGAKARLDAARLGAQGGGQKTGGDEF from the coding sequence CTGAGCTATGAGCAGGCGCGCGACGAGCTGGTGAAGGTCGTCAGCGAGCTCGAACAGGGAAATGCCAGCCTCGAGCAGTCTCTGCAGCTGTGGGAGCGCGGCGAAGCGCTCGCCCGCCGCTGCGAGGAATGGCTCATCGGCGCGAAGGCACGGCTCGACGCCGCTCGCCTCGGCGCGCAGGGGGGCGGCCAAAAGACGGGTGGCGACGAGTTCTAG